The Exiguobacterium mexicanum genome includes a window with the following:
- a CDS encoding rhodanese-like domain-containing protein — MGIETILVIILWAALIAYIVWRFLPARGLKKMKQEEFRASLRKGQLIDVREPNEYKGGHIVGARNIPVGQLKLRMKELRKDQPILMYCQGKSRSNQAAKLLMKNGYTDIYMLDGGFKNWKGKVKKD; from the coding sequence ATGGGAATCGAAACTATCCTCGTCATCATCCTATGGGCTGCGCTCATCGCATACATCGTCTGGCGTTTCTTGCCGGCACGCGGTTTGAAGAAAATGAAACAAGAAGAGTTTCGTGCGTCGCTCCGTAAAGGACAATTGATCGACGTCCGTGAACCGAACGAGTATAAGGGAGGCCACATCGTCGGCGCCCGTAACATCCCGGTCGGCCAATTGAAACTACGCATGAAAGAACTTCGCAAAGATCAGCCGATCCTCATGTATTGCCAAGGCAAGTCGCGTTCGAACCAGGCGGCCAAATTGCTTATGAAAAATGGTTATACCGACATTTACATGCTCGATGGCGGCTTCAAAAACTGGAAAGGGAAAGTCAAGAAAGACTGA
- the mntR gene encoding transcriptional regulator MntR — translation MPTPSMEDYLERIYLLMVEKGYARVSDIAEHLGVHPSSVTKMVQKLDREDYLIYEKYRGLMLTKKGQKIGKRLVERHAMLESFLRLIGVDEAHVYEDVEGIEHHLSSNTLDCMTQFVEFFDDKPELMAQFRAFQELNTNDDE, via the coding sequence ATGCCGACACCGAGTATGGAAGATTACTTAGAACGAATTTATTTGCTAATGGTCGAGAAAGGATACGCCCGCGTGTCCGATATCGCCGAACATTTAGGGGTGCATCCCTCCTCTGTCACGAAAATGGTGCAAAAGCTCGACCGGGAAGACTATTTGATTTATGAGAAATATAGAGGACTCATGTTGACGAAAAAAGGTCAAAAAATCGGGAAACGACTCGTCGAGCGTCATGCGATGCTCGAATCATTTTTACGTTTGATTGGTGTCGACGAGGCCCATGTCTACGAGGACGTCGAAGGGATCGAGCACCATTTGAGCTCGAACACGCTTGACTGCATGACCCAGTTCGTCGAATTTTTTGATGATAAGCCCGAACTGATGGCCCAGTTTCGCGCGTTTCAAGAACTGAATACGAACGACGATGAGTGA
- the hpt gene encoding hypoxanthine phosphoribosyltransferase — protein sequence MDIQIKGTLFDEAQIKQRVAELAEQIERDAAGTPIVLVAVLKGSLVFAADLMRQMTGSVQLDTVATSSYGKKSTSSGNVQLRKDLDLDVEGKYVVIIEDIIDTGQTLKFLCQHMTLHQPGQLKICTLLDKPARRLVTLDADYVGFEIPDEFVIGYGIDYAEQYRNLPYIGFVETD from the coding sequence ATGGATATTCAAATCAAAGGGACACTGTTTGACGAAGCACAAATCAAACAGCGCGTGGCGGAACTCGCTGAACAAATCGAACGGGATGCGGCCGGGACACCAATCGTCCTCGTGGCCGTCTTGAAAGGGTCGCTCGTCTTTGCGGCTGATTTGATGAGACAGATGACGGGCAGTGTCCAACTTGATACGGTGGCGACGTCTTCTTATGGGAAGAAATCGACTTCGAGCGGGAACGTCCAACTCCGGAAAGATTTAGACCTCGATGTCGAAGGGAAGTACGTCGTCATCATCGAAGACATCATCGACACGGGACAGACGCTTAAATTCTTGTGTCAGCATATGACGTTACATCAACCGGGGCAATTGAAGATTTGTACACTTCTCGACAAGCCGGCCCGCCGACTCGTCACGCTCGACGCCGATTACGTCGGCTTCGAGATCCCGGATGAGTTCGTCATCGGGTACGGTATCGACTACGCCGAACAGTATCGCAATCTACCGTATATCGGTTTCGTCGAAACGGACTGA
- a CDS encoding SA1362 family protein: MIRQRIGTTAATIVFILGFIGVGHMLATDPGRLFRQLLFIGIFGLIFYVIYRVFMAPKISAEDMRYRKTAQASKKRMQRPGANPKVKPSATTKKKAKPGSNVTKLSKRPARSTHRSDAPHLTVIEGKKGKKKKKANM; this comes from the coding sequence ATGATCAGACAAAGAATCGGTACGACCGCTGCCACGATCGTGTTCATCTTAGGCTTCATCGGAGTCGGACATATGCTCGCGACCGACCCCGGTCGCTTGTTCAGACAGTTGCTCTTCATCGGTATTTTCGGGTTAATCTTCTATGTGATTTATCGTGTGTTCATGGCTCCTAAAATCTCAGCCGAGGATATGCGGTACCGGAAGACCGCTCAGGCTTCCAAAAAACGGATGCAACGTCCCGGTGCGAACCCTAAAGTGAAACCGTCCGCGACGACGAAAAAGAAAGCGAAACCTGGTTCAAACGTGACGAAACTCTCGAAGCGCCCGGCTCGTTCGACGCATCGTAGCGACGCCCCTCACCTCACCGTCATCGAGGGGAAGAAAGGCAAGAAGAAAAAGAAAGCGAACATGTGA
- a CDS encoding DUF1385 domain-containing protein, giving the protein MKTKPLIPVGGQALVEGVMFQGRTESASAIRRKDGSIETFEQPRILVPWVQSLKKVPFLRGVVALYESLKNGSAHMNFASDRYDVDPSEDEATKPDEKKQNILMVIMIAVVGIISYVFGKLIFNVTPALLAAMFQSVPALSGHVIQNLLEGGIKLVLLLSYLYLISLTPLIRRVFQYHGAEHKVINCYESGRPITVDNVRSSSRLHYRCGSSFILFTVFVGIGVYMVVPIDPLWVRLVSRIALLPVVIGISFEVLQFTNRFREHRFLSVLGKPGLSLQLLTTREPNDEQIRVAIEAFETWERSELGQPAAQREG; this is encoded by the coding sequence ATGAAAACTAAACCACTGATCCCCGTTGGAGGGCAAGCGCTTGTGGAAGGCGTCATGTTTCAAGGACGCACCGAGAGTGCCTCGGCAATCCGCCGGAAGGACGGATCCATCGAGACGTTCGAGCAACCTCGCATCCTCGTCCCCTGGGTCCAATCGTTAAAGAAAGTCCCGTTCCTGCGCGGCGTGGTCGCCTTATACGAATCGCTCAAAAACGGTTCCGCCCACATGAACTTCGCCAGTGACCGCTATGACGTCGATCCGAGCGAGGACGAGGCGACGAAACCGGATGAGAAGAAACAGAACATCTTGATGGTCATCATGATCGCGGTCGTCGGGATCATCTCGTACGTGTTCGGCAAGCTCATTTTTAACGTCACACCGGCCCTGCTCGCCGCCATGTTCCAAAGTGTGCCCGCATTGTCCGGTCACGTGATTCAAAACCTCCTCGAAGGGGGAATAAAATTAGTATTGCTGCTCAGTTACCTCTATTTGATTTCCTTGACACCGCTCATTCGACGCGTGTTTCAATATCACGGCGCTGAACACAAGGTCATCAACTGTTATGAGTCCGGACGACCGATCACCGTCGACAACGTCCGCTCGAGCTCACGCCTCCACTATCGCTGTGGGTCAAGCTTCATCCTGTTCACCGTTTTCGTTGGCATCGGCGTCTATATGGTCGTCCCGATCGATCCGCTCTGGGTCCGACTCGTCAGCCGCATCGCCTTGTTACCGGTGGTCATCGGCATCTCGTTCGAGGTGCTCCAATTCACAAACCGTTTTCGTGAACATCGCTTCCTATCCGTCCTCGGCAAGCCGGGACTATCGCTACAGCTGTTGACGACGCGTGAACCAAACGATGAGCAAATCCGCGTCGCCATCGAGGCTTTCGAAACATGGGAACGTTCAGAACTAGGTCAACCGGCCGCGCAAAGAGAGGGATAA
- the aroQ gene encoding type II 3-dehydroquinate dehydratase: MHILVLNGPNLNLLGRREPDVYGDVSLKGLTAELLLAAPDDVELTFVQSNHEGELIDALHEAYDYVGVIFNAGAYTHTSIALRDAIAAIKAPVVEVHISNVHARESFRHESKLAGVCLGVISGFGLTSYTLALQALIEHWRNRHD; encoded by the coding sequence GTGCACATACTCGTCTTGAATGGGCCGAATTTGAATCTACTCGGGAGACGTGAACCGGACGTATATGGTGACGTCTCGTTGAAGGGACTGACGGCGGAGCTGTTGCTCGCCGCGCCAGATGACGTCGAGTTGACGTTCGTCCAATCCAACCATGAAGGCGAACTGATCGACGCGCTACACGAAGCGTACGATTATGTGGGGGTCATCTTCAACGCCGGGGCGTATACACATACGTCAATCGCGCTTCGAGATGCCATCGCCGCCATCAAGGCCCCGGTCGTCGAAGTACATATCTCGAACGTGCATGCACGAGAGTCGTTTCGTCATGAATCCAAGCTCGCCGGCGTCTGTCTCGGCGTCATCAGCGGCTTCGGGTTGACGAGTTACACGCTCGCGTTGCAGGCGCTGATCGAACATTGGAGGAATCGACATGATTGA
- a CDS encoding M24 family metallopeptidase yields the protein MERVNKLQAQLEANGIDGLLVTKRENIRYLSGFTGSSGVLVITPKSASFITDFRYTEQAASQVKGFDIIEHKTSLIKSVAEVVDREAVARLGIEQDDMTVGQFRTYEKDVNAELVETSGIVEKLRLIKDESEIKIMKEAAAIADAAFTHIQSFIRPGRTEKEVANELEMFMRAQGADSSSFDMIVASGHRSALPHGVASDKVIEAGELVTLDFGAYYQGYCSDITRTLAVGEISDELRNIYDTVLRAQLAGVEGTKAGITGIEADALTRDVIKEAGYGEYFGHSTGHGLGMEVHEAPGLSFRSETVLEPGMVVTVEPGIYIAGIGGCRIEDDIVITETGNFRLTQSPKELITIEA from the coding sequence ATTGAACGGGTCAACAAACTGCAAGCTCAGCTAGAAGCGAACGGAATTGACGGATTGCTCGTGACGAAACGGGAGAACATCCGCTACTTGTCGGGGTTCACCGGGTCGAGTGGCGTCCTTGTGATCACGCCAAAGTCGGCGAGCTTCATCACCGACTTCCGCTACACGGAACAGGCCGCGAGCCAAGTGAAAGGGTTCGACATCATTGAACACAAGACATCGCTCATCAAGTCGGTCGCAGAAGTCGTGGACCGGGAAGCGGTCGCACGCCTCGGTATCGAGCAAGATGACATGACGGTCGGGCAATTCCGGACGTATGAAAAAGACGTCAACGCCGAACTCGTCGAGACATCAGGCATCGTCGAAAAGCTACGCTTGATTAAGGATGAGTCAGAGATTAAGATAATGAAGGAAGCTGCGGCGATTGCGGATGCGGCGTTCACCCATATCCAGTCGTTTATCCGCCCGGGCCGGACAGAGAAAGAGGTCGCGAATGAACTCGAGATGTTCATGCGTGCTCAAGGAGCCGACTCGTCGTCGTTTGATATGATCGTTGCATCGGGCCATCGCTCGGCATTGCCGCACGGTGTGGCCAGTGATAAGGTCATCGAGGCAGGCGAACTCGTGACACTCGACTTCGGGGCTTACTATCAGGGGTACTGCTCGGACATCACGCGCACGCTCGCCGTCGGAGAGATCTCAGACGAGTTGCGCAACATCTATGATACAGTACTCCGCGCACAACTCGCGGGTGTCGAAGGCACGAAAGCCGGGATCACGGGAATCGAGGCGGACGCGTTGACGCGTGATGTGATCAAAGAAGCCGGTTATGGTGAGTACTTTGGGCATTCGACGGGACACGGTCTCGGCATGGAAGTCCATGAGGCGCCAGGGCTGTCATTCCGTTCGGAGACGGTGCTTGAACCGGGGATGGTCGTCACGGTCGAACCAGGCATCTACATCGCCGGAATCGGCGGATGTCGCATCGAGGACGATATCGTCATCACTGAGACTGGCAATTTCCGTCTCACGCAGTCGCCAAAAGAGTTAATTACGATTGAGGCTTGA
- the efp gene encoding elongation factor P, whose amino-acid sequence MVSVNDLKTGLTVKTSDGSIWQVIEFQHVKPGKGAAFVRTKMRNLRTGAIQETTFRGGERIERAHIERKRMQYLYPMGDTYVFMDTESYEQLELTGEQVKAALPYMLENMEVSIADYDGEILGIELPTTVVLTIVEADPGVKGDTASNVKKNATVETGHIIQVPLFIEPGEKVTVDTRTGEFTGRYNG is encoded by the coding sequence ATGGTATCAGTTAACGATTTAAAAACAGGCTTAACGGTCAAAACGTCGGACGGATCGATTTGGCAAGTCATCGAATTCCAACACGTCAAGCCGGGTAAAGGCGCGGCTTTCGTTCGTACGAAGATGCGTAACTTGCGCACGGGGGCGATTCAAGAGACGACGTTCCGTGGCGGCGAGCGCATCGAGCGTGCCCACATCGAACGTAAACGTATGCAGTACCTCTACCCGATGGGCGACACGTACGTGTTCATGGACACAGAGTCGTATGAGCAGCTCGAACTCACGGGCGAGCAAGTGAAAGCGGCGCTCCCGTACATGCTTGAAAACATGGAAGTGAGCATCGCTGACTACGATGGCGAGATTCTCGGCATCGAGCTCCCGACGACGGTCGTCTTGACGATTGTCGAGGCCGATCCAGGCGTCAAAGGTGACACGGCATCGAACGTGAAGAAAAATGCGACGGTCGAAACGGGCCACATCATTCAAGTGCCGCTCTTCATCGAGCCAGGCGAAAAAGTAACGGTCGACACGCGCACAGGCGAGTTCACGGGCCGCTATAACGGGTAA
- the accB gene encoding acetyl-CoA carboxylase biotin carboxyl carrier protein translates to MQIEHIKELITMLDQTSVHELELETSEFKLSLKKEAAPQLAAHHTPAAQAAPVAAPTPAAQTEQAVTPEAAPSNLRTITSPMVGTFYSRPAPDKEAYVQVGDRVEAGQVVCILEAMKLFNDVEAEISGEIVEMLVADGDLVEYGQALFSVK, encoded by the coding sequence ATGCAAATCGAACATATTAAAGAGCTGATCACAATGCTCGATCAGACGTCGGTCCACGAGCTGGAGCTCGAGACGTCAGAATTTAAACTATCATTGAAAAAAGAAGCGGCCCCGCAACTCGCCGCCCATCATACACCAGCCGCCCAAGCGGCGCCGGTCGCTGCACCTACACCGGCCGCTCAAACGGAGCAAGCAGTCACACCGGAAGCGGCCCCGAGCAACTTACGGACGATCACGTCGCCGATGGTCGGGACGTTCTATTCGCGCCCGGCACCGGACAAGGAGGCCTACGTCCAAGTCGGCGATCGCGTCGAAGCTGGACAAGTGGTCTGTATTTTAGAAGCGATGAAGCTGTTCAATGACGTCGAGGCGGAAATCAGCGGAGAAATCGTCGAGATGCTCGTCGCTGACGGCGATTTAGTCGAATATGGTCAAGCGCTCTTCAGCGTGAAGTGA
- the accC gene encoding acetyl-CoA carboxylase biotin carboxylase subunit: MKLLIANRGEIAVRIIRAAKELNIPTVAVFSEADREALHVRLADEAYCIGPNPSKDSYLNIPNILSVACAVDATMIHPGYGFLAENAEFAEMSEACGIQFVGPSSYAIRKMGIKDEAKRTMIESGVPVVPGSSGVVTDEEAVELAREIGYPVIIKATAGGGGRGIRVAYDETELVKGLTDTRKEAKQAFGNGDVYLEKYIESFRHVEVQVLADQYGNVIHLGERDCTIQRRMQKLIEEAPSPAIDEATRQAMGDAAVKAAKAIRYSGAGTIEFIYVPESNEFYFMEMNTRIQVEHPVTEMITGFDLVQAQLEVALGHPLAISQADITFSGHSIECRINAEDPFADFRPMAGKIDQYIVPGGMGVRVDSGLFAGAVIPPFYDSMVAKLIVHAPTREEAIAKMLRALDEFTVSGIHTTIPFHQQVMAHERFRAGAFDTKFVEKEMTLTK; encoded by the coding sequence ATGAAACTACTCATTGCAAACCGTGGAGAAATTGCGGTCCGGATCATCCGGGCCGCGAAAGAGTTGAACATTCCGACGGTCGCCGTCTTCTCCGAGGCCGACCGTGAAGCGCTACACGTCCGTCTCGCCGACGAGGCGTACTGCATCGGACCGAACCCGTCCAAAGACTCATACTTGAATATCCCGAACATCCTATCGGTCGCTTGTGCGGTCGATGCGACGATGATTCATCCGGGTTACGGTTTTTTGGCCGAAAACGCCGAATTCGCCGAGATGAGCGAGGCGTGCGGCATCCAATTCGTCGGACCGAGCAGTTATGCGATTCGGAAGATGGGCATTAAAGACGAAGCGAAGCGAACGATGATCGAGTCGGGCGTTCCGGTCGTTCCGGGATCGAGTGGGGTCGTGACCGACGAGGAAGCGGTCGAACTCGCCCGTGAAATCGGTTATCCGGTCATCATCAAAGCGACGGCCGGAGGCGGAGGACGCGGAATCCGTGTCGCCTATGATGAGACAGAGCTTGTCAAAGGGCTCACGGATACTCGTAAAGAAGCGAAGCAGGCGTTCGGCAACGGCGACGTCTATCTCGAGAAGTACATCGAGTCGTTCCGCCACGTCGAGGTGCAAGTGCTCGCCGACCAGTACGGCAACGTCATCCATCTCGGAGAACGTGATTGTACGATTCAGCGCCGGATGCAGAAGCTGATCGAGGAGGCACCGTCGCCGGCGATCGATGAGGCGACGCGCCAAGCGATGGGAGATGCGGCCGTGAAAGCGGCCAAAGCGATCCGTTATTCTGGTGCCGGTACGATCGAGTTCATCTACGTCCCGGAGTCGAACGAGTTCTATTTCATGGAAATGAACACGCGAATCCAAGTCGAACATCCGGTCACCGAGATGATCACCGGCTTCGACCTCGTCCAAGCACAACTCGAGGTCGCGCTCGGTCATCCGCTCGCGATCAGTCAAGCCGACATCACGTTCAGCGGACACTCGATCGAGTGCCGCATCAACGCCGAGGACCCGTTTGCCGACTTCCGTCCGATGGCTGGGAAAATTGATCAGTACATCGTGCCGGGCGGTATGGGTGTCCGGGTCGACAGCGGTCTGTTCGCAGGCGCGGTCATCCCGCCGTTCTATGATTCGATGGTGGCGAAGTTGATCGTCCATGCCCCGACGCGGGAAGAGGCGATCGCGAAGATGCTTCGCGCGCTCGATGAGTTCACGGTATCGGGCATTCATACGACGATTCCATTCCATCAACAAGTCATGGCGCACGAACGTTTCCGAGCGGGCGCGTTCGACACGAAATTTGTCGAAAAAGAAATGACGCTCACAAAATGA
- the nusB gene encoding transcription antitermination factor NusB — protein MKRHEAREKAIQTLFQIEVSKLKVDEAIEFALDGMDSDPFYEQLVVETLEKKDEIDELLVENLKNWRLDRLGNVERTILRMATYELLYVETIPDKVTINEAVELAKSFADEEAAKLVNGVLGNIIKA, from the coding sequence ATGAAACGTCATGAAGCACGAGAAAAAGCGATTCAAACGCTTTTTCAAATCGAAGTATCAAAACTTAAGGTGGACGAGGCCATCGAATTCGCCCTCGACGGTATGGATTCGGATCCATTCTACGAACAACTCGTCGTTGAGACGTTAGAAAAGAAAGACGAAATTGACGAACTGCTCGTCGAAAACTTGAAAAACTGGAGACTCGATCGCCTCGGCAACGTCGAGCGGACGATTCTCCGCATGGCGACGTACGAGTTGCTCTATGTCGAGACGATTCCGGACAAAGTGACGATCAACGAGGCGGTCGAACTCGCCAAGTCGTTCGCCGACGAAGAAGCGGCCAAGCTCGTCAACGGCGTCCTCGGCAACATTATTAAAGCGTAA
- the folD gene encoding bifunctional methylenetetrahydrofolate dehydrogenase/methenyltetrahydrofolate cyclohydrolase FolD: MAVVIDGKQIAASYRETLKERVSALRARGIVPKLKVILIGDDPASHSYVRGKERAAAEIGIDSQVIRFDETISEREVLELIDSMNEDDELHGILVQLPLPKHIDENRVIMRISPDKDVDGFHPTNVGKMMLGLETLLPCTPHGILHLVKTQTDLVGKHVVVVGRSQIVGKPVGMLFLNESATVTYCHSKTVDLGAMTRQADILIVAVGRAGLVTNEMVKPGAIVIDVGVNRVDSRLVGDVDFDGVRDVAGAITPVPGGVGPMTITMLMHNTVEVASRG; the protein is encoded by the coding sequence ATGGCAGTAGTGATCGACGGGAAACAAATCGCAGCATCATATCGGGAAACGTTGAAAGAACGGGTCAGTGCGCTTCGTGCGCGCGGCATCGTTCCGAAACTGAAAGTCATTTTAATCGGGGATGATCCGGCGAGCCACAGCTACGTCCGGGGTAAAGAACGGGCAGCAGCTGAGATCGGGATCGATTCACAAGTGATTCGTTTCGATGAGACGATCTCGGAACGTGAAGTGCTCGAACTGATTGATTCGATGAACGAGGACGACGAGCTCCATGGCATCCTCGTTCAATTGCCGCTACCGAAGCATATCGATGAGAACCGTGTCATCATGCGCATCTCGCCAGACAAGGATGTGGATGGGTTCCATCCGACCAACGTCGGGAAGATGATGCTCGGTCTCGAGACACTGTTGCCGTGCACGCCGCACGGAATTCTCCATCTCGTCAAGACACAGACTGACCTCGTCGGTAAACACGTCGTCGTCGTCGGTCGCAGCCAAATCGTCGGGAAACCTGTCGGGATGCTGTTTTTAAACGAGTCGGCCACGGTGACATACTGTCACTCGAAAACGGTCGACCTCGGTGCGATGACGCGTCAAGCCGACATTTTGATCGTCGCCGTCGGTCGGGCCGGTCTCGTCACGAACGAGATGGTCAAACCGGGAGCGATCGTCATCGATGTCGGTGTCAACCGCGTCGACAGCCGTCTCGTCGGAGATGTTGACTTTGATGGTGTCCGCGACGTCGCTGGCGCCATCACCCCGGTTCCGGGTGGTGTCGGTCCGATGACGATCACGATGCTCATGCACAATACGGTCGAGGTCGCCTCACGTGGCTAA
- the xseA gene encoding exodeoxyribonuclease VII large subunit — MANPIQVSEVVRYVKRQLDGDPVLQQVAVIGEISNFKRYASGHCYFTLKDESSRMKAVMFSRDARTLNFEPTDGMNVVVVARVTMYESTGDVQLYVELMRQDGIGILFERYEARKRELEAKGWFAAERKRPLPAFPERIGIITSPKGAALHDIATTLRRRAPHVAITFAPVAVQGEQAAPQVASAIRWMNERTDCDVLIVGRGGGSIEELWAFNEDVVVEAIYDSEIPVISAVGHETDFTLADFVADVRAATPTAAAELATATIEAQRKDVERLSRALTRVVTTQMASLRERVERMKNSYGLKSPRYTIIQKRERFAQAEIRLEQSATKQVTHARHRFAASSQRLDVRNLMQVFRTQDDRFRQYEGRLERIRPLERPAVQFAQLAGRLQSVSPLAVLARGYTFVEQDGTYVKDVKQLHDGLVTIRFRDGHAVAEVKERHDGEETRRTDV; from the coding sequence GTGGCTAATCCGATTCAAGTCTCTGAAGTCGTCCGTTATGTGAAACGTCAACTCGACGGTGACCCGGTGTTGCAACAAGTCGCCGTCATCGGCGAAATCTCGAACTTTAAACGGTACGCCTCAGGGCACTGCTATTTCACACTGAAAGACGAATCGTCCCGCATGAAGGCGGTCATGTTCTCACGAGATGCCCGCACGCTCAACTTTGAACCTACGGACGGGATGAACGTGGTCGTCGTCGCTCGAGTGACGATGTATGAGTCGACCGGTGATGTTCAATTGTACGTCGAGCTCATGCGGCAAGACGGCATCGGCATCTTGTTCGAACGCTATGAGGCACGAAAACGTGAGCTCGAGGCGAAGGGCTGGTTCGCGGCGGAACGGAAACGTCCGCTACCGGCGTTCCCTGAGCGCATCGGAATCATCACGTCTCCGAAAGGCGCAGCCTTGCACGATATCGCGACGACGCTTAGACGGCGGGCACCGCACGTGGCCATCACGTTCGCTCCTGTCGCAGTCCAAGGTGAACAAGCCGCTCCGCAAGTGGCGAGTGCGATTCGGTGGATGAATGAACGCACCGACTGCGATGTATTGATTGTCGGACGCGGAGGTGGATCGATTGAGGAATTGTGGGCGTTCAACGAGGATGTCGTCGTCGAAGCAATCTACGATTCCGAGATTCCTGTCATTTCGGCCGTCGGTCACGAGACAGATTTTACGTTGGCTGATTTCGTCGCCGACGTACGGGCTGCCACTCCGACAGCGGCGGCGGAGCTCGCGACGGCAACAATCGAAGCGCAACGAAAAGATGTGGAGCGCTTAAGTCGCGCACTCACGCGGGTCGTGACGACGCAAATGGCCTCGCTTCGCGAACGTGTCGAGCGCATGAAAAACAGTTACGGCCTCAAGTCGCCCCGCTATACGATCATTCAAAAGCGAGAGCGGTTCGCCCAGGCCGAGATTCGGCTCGAACAGAGTGCCACGAAACAAGTGACGCACGCGCGGCACCGTTTCGCAGCGTCGTCCCAACGCCTCGACGTCCGCAATCTGATGCAAGTGTTCCGAACGCAAGACGACCGTTTCCGGCAATATGAAGGACGGTTAGAACGCATTCGACCTCTCGAGAGACCGGCGGTTCAATTCGCCCAGTTGGCAGGACGATTGCAATCTGTCAGCCCGCTCGCCGTGCTCGCGAGAGGATACACGTTCGTCGAACAGGACGGGACGTACGTGAAAGATGTCAAACAACTACATGACGGCCTGGTGACGATCCGATTTCGGGATGGCCATGCCGTCGCGGAAGTGAAGGAGAGACACGATGGCGAAGAAACAAGAAGAACTGACGTTTGA
- the xseB gene encoding exodeoxyribonuclease VII small subunit, with amino-acid sequence MAKKQEELTFEAALARLEEIVTQLETGEVALEEAMTLYEEGVRLSALCQTKLTAAEQKMDEILELDGTLREKGGTV; translated from the coding sequence ATGGCGAAGAAACAAGAAGAACTGACGTTTGAAGCGGCGCTCGCCCGGCTCGAGGAAATCGTGACACAACTCGAGACGGGAGAAGTCGCCCTTGAAGAAGCGATGACCCTTTACGAGGAAGGCGTGCGATTGTCTGCCCTCTGTCAGACCAAATTGACGGCGGCGGAACAAAAAATGGACGAAATTCTTGAACTCGACGGGACGCTCCGTGAAAAAGGAGGGACCGTATGA
- a CDS encoding polyprenyl synthetase family protein, translating to MSVQVHLQAWKEEVEQATRRLLDPSLMPERLFQSMTYSLEAGGKRIRPALLYAVLDTYGRPRALGHEAAVALEMVHTYSLIHDDLPAMDDDDVRRGRPTNHRQFDEATAILAGDALLTDAFHLIARADLEATKVVALMTRFSEAAGSAGMVGGQLDDMLAEKRSGVTLSTLQSIHERKTGALLVYALEAGAILSDASETDRQALARFGKHLGVAFQIQDDILDVEGDEALIGKRVGSDEGNDKATYPKLLGLDGAKKALEQEVTESEAALAELSVEAPLLRELLDFVVRRNH from the coding sequence ATGAGCGTGCAGGTCCATCTACAGGCATGGAAAGAAGAGGTCGAACAGGCGACGCGTCGCTTGCTCGATCCGTCTCTGATGCCGGAGCGCTTGTTTCAATCGATGACATACTCCCTCGAGGCGGGTGGGAAACGGATTCGTCCGGCTCTTCTTTATGCCGTCCTCGATACATATGGCCGTCCGAGGGCGCTCGGGCATGAAGCGGCCGTCGCCCTCGAGATGGTCCACACATACTCGCTCATCCATGATGACCTTCCGGCGATGGATGACGATGACGTCCGTCGCGGGCGTCCGACGAACCATCGTCAGTTCGATGAGGCGACCGCGATTCTCGCAGGCGACGCCTTGCTGACGGATGCGTTTCATCTCATTGCACGGGCCGATTTGGAAGCGACGAAAGTCGTCGCCCTCATGACACGGTTCAGTGAAGCGGCAGGCAGCGCCGGCATGGTCGGCGGTCAGCTCGATGACATGCTCGCTGAGAAACGGAGCGGTGTGACACTGTCGACTCTGCAATCGATCCATGAGCGGAAGACGGGGGCGCTTCTCGTGTATGCCCTTGAAGCGGGGGCCATCCTTTCGGACGCTTCCGAGACGGATCGTCAGGCGCTCGCACGGTTCGGAAAACATCTCGGGGTCGCCTTCCAAATCCAAGATGATATTTTAGACGTCGAAGGAGACGAGGCGCTCATCGGGAAACGAGTCGGTTCGGACGAAGGAAACGATAAAGCGACGTATCCGAAACTGCTCGGTCTCGATGGAGCGAAAAAAGCGCTGGAACAAGAAGTCACGGAAAGTGAGGCCGCACTGGCCGAACTTTCGGTCGAGGCCCCACTTTTACGGGAGCTTCTCGACTTCGTCGTACGACGCAATCATTAA